In Novipirellula caenicola, one genomic interval encodes:
- the pstC gene encoding phosphate ABC transporter permease subunit PstC: MSVINATNDITSIVHHPSRRRSPIAARIRDRLVRVMLFLSALLSIAITFTIIFVLFRETFRFFAMDGVSVGKFLGSAKWSPLFSGEIGIWPLVAGTLLVTAVAMIVALPLGLVTAVYLSEYAPRKVRSTLKPTLEILAGIPTVVYGYFALTVITPGLKFFHEGFNVFNAFSAGLAVGILCLPTVCSLSEDALHAVPRSLRDAAYGLGGTRFDVATKVVVPAALSGLVSAFLLAIARAIGETMIVALAAGATARMTMDPRNEIQTMTGWMVQMALGDASHEGMEYYSMYAVAAVLFVLTFSLTVLGNVVRKRFREAYE, from the coding sequence ATGAGCGTGATCAACGCTACCAATGACATCACGTCGATCGTCCACCATCCGTCACGGCGGCGGTCGCCGATCGCTGCACGGATCCGCGATCGTTTGGTTCGCGTGATGTTGTTTCTTAGTGCATTGTTGTCGATTGCCATCACATTCACGATCATCTTTGTGTTGTTTCGTGAGACCTTTCGCTTCTTTGCGATGGACGGTGTCAGCGTCGGCAAGTTTTTAGGGTCGGCAAAATGGTCGCCGTTGTTTTCGGGTGAGATCGGTATCTGGCCACTGGTCGCCGGAACGCTGCTTGTCACGGCGGTGGCGATGATTGTCGCATTGCCGCTGGGGTTAGTGACGGCTGTCTACCTAAGTGAATATGCCCCTCGCAAAGTGCGGTCGACGCTGAAGCCAACGCTCGAGATTTTGGCGGGCATTCCCACGGTGGTTTACGGTTACTTTGCATTGACCGTGATCACGCCGGGACTGAAATTCTTTCACGAAGGCTTTAACGTCTTCAATGCGTTCAGCGCTGGTTTGGCGGTGGGGATCCTCTGTCTGCCCACGGTTTGCTCGCTGTCCGAAGACGCACTGCATGCCGTCCCACGAAGTCTGCGTGACGCTGCGTACGGATTAGGTGGAACGCGATTTGACGTTGCCACCAAGGTGGTCGTTCCTGCCGCATTATCGGGGCTGGTGTCCGCGTTCTTGTTGGCGATCGCACGAGCGATTGGCGAAACAATGATCGTTGCATTGGCCGCGGGAGCGACGGCTCGCATGACGATGGATCCGCGAAACGAGATCCAAACGATGACCGGATGGATGGTCCAGATGGCGCTCGGTGACGCCAGCCACGAGGGAATGGAATATTATTCGATGTACGCGGTCGCGGCCGTGTTGTTTGTGCTTACGTTTAGCTTGACGGTGCTTGGCAACGTCGTCCGCAAACGATTTCGTGAGGCGTACGAATGA
- a CDS encoding PstS family phosphate ABC transporter substrate-binding protein — protein sequence MISLKPFRNGTLLLGETLAAGVVCLAMVGCGPASTSPSESTSDIAFDDLATSELANIEGAVEIDGSSTVAPISEAAAEAFGKNFKNVKVTVAISGTGGGFDRFTNGEIDISDASRPIKDSEFKVCKEKGVSFVELPIAYDGLSIVINKENDFVEQLTVDELKKIFLREGGAKTWKDVNPEWPELPIKIYAPGTDSGTFDYFFGDVVAKDDEHEHPRDDMSVSEDDNVLVTGVAGEKGAIGFFGASYYFANVDKIKAVKIVDPNTGKAVAPTPETIENGEYAPFSRPLFIYVKTDSMKRPEVKQFLEFYLREAGKLAEMVDYVALPDSMYEVVRAHYEERITGTHYLTAELEKRSGPLAELYTTENVVDIE from the coding sequence ATGATTTCGTTGAAACCGTTTCGTAATGGCACCCTGCTGCTTGGCGAAACTTTGGCGGCAGGGGTGGTATGTTTGGCGATGGTCGGTTGTGGGCCTGCTTCGACCAGCCCATCCGAATCGACTTCCGACATTGCGTTTGACGACTTGGCAACAAGCGAGCTCGCCAATATCGAAGGTGCTGTGGAAATTGATGGTTCCAGCACTGTGGCTCCGATTAGTGAAGCCGCAGCCGAAGCGTTTGGTAAAAACTTCAAAAACGTCAAGGTGACGGTGGCCATTTCGGGAACCGGTGGCGGTTTCGATCGGTTCACCAACGGCGAGATTGATATCTCCGATGCATCGCGTCCGATCAAAGATTCGGAATTCAAGGTTTGTAAAGAAAAAGGCGTTTCGTTCGTCGAATTGCCTATCGCGTACGACGGATTGTCGATTGTGATCAACAAAGAAAATGACTTTGTTGAACAGTTGACGGTCGATGAATTGAAGAAGATTTTTCTACGCGAAGGCGGTGCGAAGACTTGGAAGGATGTGAATCCCGAGTGGCCCGAGTTGCCGATCAAAATCTATGCTCCGGGAACCGATTCCGGCACGTTCGATTACTTCTTTGGAGACGTGGTCGCCAAGGATGATGAACATGAACATCCGCGTGATGACATGTCGGTTAGCGAAGACGACAACGTGTTGGTCACGGGGGTGGCTGGCGAAAAGGGAGCGATTGGGTTCTTCGGCGCTTCGTATTACTTTGCCAACGTTGACAAGATCAAAGCTGTCAAAATTGTCGATCCCAATACTGGCAAAGCGGTCGCACCGACACCGGAGACGATCGAAAATGGAGAGTACGCTCCGTTCAGCCGTCCCCTTTTCATCTATGTCAAAACCGACTCGATGAAACGTCCCGAAGTCAAGCAGTTCCTCGAGTTCTATTTGCGGGAAGCGGGCAAGTTGGCCGAGATGGTCGACTATGTCGCATTGCCAGATTCGATGTACGAAGTGGTGCGAGCTCACTACGAAGAACGGATTACCGGGACCCACTATTTGACTGCAGAATTGGAAAAACGAAGCGGTCCATTGGCCGAACTGTATACAACCGAAAACGTCGTCGACATCGAGTAA